DNA from Deltaproteobacteria bacterium:
GCAGCGGCGTCCAGGCGCTGCGATCTGCTGGATCGAGCCAGGCGCGCACCCGGACCTCGATCTGCTGCGTTGCCCCTGGATGATCCTCGCTCACGGCGAGCGCGAACGAGCAATCGAGCAGCTCGCGCACGCGGAGGAGCGCCTCGAAGTGCTCCCAGCTCAGGAGGTCGAACCTGTACGCGGCACAGAACCCGAGGAGCTCTTCGACGGGGAGTCCGAAGCGGCGCTGCCGGATGGCCACACTGACGAGGTCCCACTCTGCGGGACCCACTCCAGCAAGGTCGAAGTCGAGCAGCAGCGGTCCCCGGGCGGTGAGGACCACGTTGAGGGGGTCACCGTGCACCAGCCCGATGCCGAGCGCCGAGCGCAGGCGTGTGAGGGCCACGCGCGCTTCGTCGCAAGCGGTACTGAGGAGCGATACGTAGTCGCCGCGGGCCGTGACGCGGGAGGCGTAGAGCGCGAGGCGTTCCTCGACCCGGCCGACGGGATCCCAGAGCGAGACGAGTTCTGCGGGCAGCGGCAGCTCATGGAGCCGACGGAGGGTGTGCGCGAGCCACGCCCAGTCGAGATCGCCGCCGATATGCTCGACCAGGGGCCAGAAGGTGACTGGCCCGTGGCCGGTCGCGATCGGGCGTGTTCTGACCGCATCGGCCGGAGCCAAGACCGGCAATCCCGCTCGCGCGAGGTGACGCGCGATTCGGAGCTCCGCGTCCAGGCGCTCGGGCGAGTAGCCCGGACGGCCGACGCGGGCGACGAGCCCGGCAGCGGGCAGCGCGACCACAGCGCAGTGACCCAGCCGGAGGACCCGGGCGTCGCCGGGCGCAATCTCCAAGGCCGCGCAGGCCTCGCGCACGGCAGCCGCCGGCCAGGAGCCACGCGCCGCCCTCCCAGGCGCTCTCATGGCCGGAGCATGCGCTTCGACATTTCGAACATGCGGCGCGCCAGGAGGCGCCCGACCACCACATCACCTTGTACCAGGTGGGCACGATGATTAGCCAGAATCGCCGCGCCCGACACCAGGCCGAGCAAGGCCAGAAGATCGGCTCAGTATACGAAGTTGGCCCAGGGATGGTCGGCGCCGGGGATCCGACTGATGTCCCCGGCGTCCGCGACCTGCGCGATCGGGCCGTACGAGCTGCCGGCGGGGATGAGATAGGCGACGGTGCCCGAGGTCCCGCGCACGCAGTTGCGGACGATGAAGCAGCTGGGAGCCTTTTCGTCGACGACAACGCCGCTGGTGGCACCGACGATCTGGTTCCCGTCGATGAGCGCCTCCACCGCGCCGGCGAGCACGACGATACCCGTCTGCGCGTTCGCGATGTAGTTCTCCTCGACGCAGCACCGCGCTCCGCGGATGGTGATCGCGGCTCCCGGCACGTCGCCGATGTCGTTCTCGGAGACGACGCTCCCGGCGCCCACGTCGATGCCCCCCACCTTTACCAGGCGATTGCCGATCAGCACGCCCCGGTTCCTGATGGTGAAGCCCGGGCCGTCGTTCTCCATCGCGAAGTTATCCTCCATCACGGCGTCGCCCGGCGAGAAGAAGCACCCCCCGTTCCCGTTGAAGTTGGTGCATTCCTCGATGACGCCATGCTGACCGACGCTCACCAGCGAGCCGCGGCAGGCGCGCACGTCGCAGTCGAAGACCACCCCGCCGGCGCCCAGCGCGCACGTCCCTCGAGCAGCGGGGTCCGTGGTGGAGTCGCACGAGTCGAACCAGCACTCCTCCACCAGGCTGTCGGCGGCATTTACCAAGTCGATGCACGTGTTCTGCCATCCCTTGAACCCGGCGTCGTAGATCCCGATGCACCGCTGTGCCCGCGGCGATGTGATACACGCCAACGTCCCCGGCGCACCCAAGAACGTGAATCCGTCGCATTCGATCTCGACGTGGTCGGACTGGACCTCGATGGCGGCCTTCCCCGCCACTCCCGTGATGTTCCCGGTCAGGTAATACACGCCCGGCGCGGCGATGACGTACTGGGCCGTCGGCGACCCCGGCAGGCTCTCCACGGGGATACGCGCTTCACCGAATCCCTCGTCGGTGCGTGCGATCTTGTCGTACACGTCTTGCAACGACGTCCCGTTCGAGGCGGGGCGTGGCGGCGGAAGCGCGCGTGCAACACGGGCCAAGGCCGCGGCGCCGGTGAGGCCGAGGCCAGCGATCAGAAGACGGCGGTCGGGATTGCGTGCCATGATGGTCCCCCTTTGAGTCGGGCCAC
Protein-coding regions in this window:
- a CDS encoding aminoglycoside phosphotransferase family protein, with translation MRAPGRAARGSWPAAAVREACAALEIAPGDARVLRLGHCAVVALPAAGLVARVGRPGYSPERLDAELRIARHLARAGLPVLAPADAVRTRPIATGHGPVTFWPLVEHIGGDLDWAWLAHTLRRLHELPLPAELVSLWDPVGRVEERLALYASRVTARGDYVSLLSTACDEARVALTRLRSALGIGLVHGDPLNVVLTARGPLLLDFDLAGVGPAEWDLVSVAIRQRRFGLPVEELLGFCAAYRFDLLSWEHFEALLRVRELLDCSFALAVSEDHPGATQQIEVRVRAWLDPADRSAWTPLR